In one window of Janthinobacterium sp. 1_2014MBL_MicDiv DNA:
- a CDS encoding helix-turn-helix transcriptional regulator, with translation MNASTSEQSLFLLKMRGPQTAQQLAALLDITSMGARRQLEAARDKGLVAFEDVADKVGRPSRRWQLTPAGHARFPDRHADLTVELIAQVQALFGDEGLDKLISARERSSEAAYGKLVDVRLDLAQRVESLAQARDGEGYMAHAEAQDDGSVLLVENHCPICAAATACQNFCRSELAIFQRVLGGDCTVERSEYLLEGGRRCVYRIMPVDVSSAGL, from the coding sequence ATGAACGCCAGCACGTCGGAGCAGAGCCTGTTCCTGCTGAAGATGCGCGGGCCGCAGACGGCGCAGCAGCTGGCCGCCTTGCTCGATATCACGTCCATGGGTGCGCGGCGCCAGCTGGAAGCGGCGCGCGACAAGGGGCTGGTGGCGTTCGAGGATGTGGCCGACAAGGTAGGGCGGCCGTCGCGGCGCTGGCAATTGACGCCGGCGGGCCATGCGCGCTTTCCCGACCGCCATGCCGACCTGACCGTGGAATTGATCGCGCAAGTGCAAGCCCTGTTTGGCGACGAGGGACTGGATAAGCTGATCAGCGCGCGCGAACGCAGCAGCGAAGCCGCGTATGGCAAGCTGGTCGACGTGCGGCTTGATCTGGCGCAAAGGGTGGAGTCCCTGGCCCAGGCGCGCGATGGCGAGGGCTACATGGCCCATGCCGAGGCGCAGGACGATGGCAGCGTGTTACTGGTGGAAAACCATTGTCCCATCTGCGCGGCCGCCACGGCATGCCAGAATTTCTGCCGCTCGGAACTGGCCATCTTTCAACGGGTACTGGGGGGCGACTGCACGGTGGAACGCAGCGAATACCTGCTGGAGGGAGGCAGGCGCTGCGTGTACAGGATCATGCCGGTGGATGTGTCGTCCGCCGGGTTGTAG
- a CDS encoding MFS transporter encodes MKNIILISAACLLALLSTIGASLPYPILPPLFAAEAPNAFNNFLGLPSKLLFGLALTINPLGLLIGSALLGPLSDRYGRRPLLMRTAVGAAIGHAITAWALVIQSYPLFIVARFITGLLEGNGAVARAMLADQLQGPLRLRAMSWLNGAFYLGWLVGPILAGATLVWGVTVPFWIAAAALMLVAVLVAVGLPRETPSLLTTSWWQVARDQHSLNLLRHDELRTLFIVQLALTCGVASFYEFYPLWLVETANYNAQAIAWVNVGLCGTMTITFLLAGGPSRHAPLLRACWYACGVALAVGVLALGNIWVGIAAIVLFGIPNALYNTVIQGWCAERFSAHGQGAVMGLLATTFCIANIVVALSGSVLTLIDTRLILVAGACSAAWAAWRMAAWRRQLAGVGEAKAVA; translated from the coding sequence CAATAATTTCCTCGGCCTGCCATCGAAACTGCTGTTCGGCCTGGCGCTGACCATCAATCCGCTGGGCTTGCTGATCGGTTCGGCCTTGCTGGGACCGCTGTCGGACCGCTATGGCCGCCGTCCCCTGCTGATGCGCACGGCCGTGGGCGCCGCCATCGGCCACGCCATCACGGCCTGGGCGCTGGTGATCCAGTCCTATCCGCTGTTCATCGTCGCCCGTTTCATCACCGGCTTGCTGGAAGGGAATGGCGCCGTGGCGCGCGCCATGCTGGCCGACCAGCTGCAGGGGCCGCTGCGCCTGCGCGCCATGTCGTGGCTGAACGGCGCGTTTTACCTGGGCTGGCTGGTGGGGCCGATCCTGGCCGGCGCGACCCTCGTGTGGGGCGTGACGGTGCCGTTCTGGATCGCCGCCGCCGCCCTGATGCTGGTCGCCGTGCTGGTGGCCGTCGGCTTGCCGCGCGAAACGCCATCGTTGCTGACGACGTCCTGGTGGCAGGTGGCGCGCGACCAGCATTCGCTGAACCTGCTGCGCCACGACGAGCTGCGCACCCTGTTCATCGTGCAGCTGGCGTTGACGTGCGGCGTGGCCAGTTTCTATGAGTTCTATCCCTTGTGGCTGGTCGAGACGGCCAACTACAATGCGCAGGCGATTGCCTGGGTGAATGTCGGCCTGTGCGGCACGATGACCATCACCTTCTTGCTGGCAGGCGGCCCCAGCCGCCACGCGCCGCTGCTGCGCGCCTGCTGGTATGCCTGCGGCGTGGCGCTGGCCGTGGGAGTCCTGGCGTTGGGGAATATCTGGGTCGGCATCGCCGCCATCGTGCTGTTCGGCATCCCGAATGCGCTGTACAACACGGTGATACAGGGCTGGTGCGCCGAGCGTTTCAGCGCGCACGGGCAGGGCGCCGTGATGGGCTTGCTGGCCACCACCTTTTGCATCGCCAACATCGTCGTCGCCCTCAGCGGCTCCGTGCTGACCCTGATCGATACGCGATTGATCCTCGTCGCCGGCGCCTGCTCGGCAGCCTGGGCCGCCTGGCGCATGGCGGCCTGGCGTCGCCAGTTGGCCGGTGTCGGCGAGGCGAAGGCGGTGGCATGA
- the phaP gene encoding TIGR01841 family phasin (Members of this family are phasins (small proteins associated with inclusions such as PHA granules). Note that several different families of phasins have been named PhaP despite very little sequence similarity to each other.), translated as MFTNPEQFASATKALFEFQLMTFNTLTTKAVQGVEQVLALNMATAKSGIADGIAAGKEISQAKDPKAAMAAAAAQLQPGVAGAKAYKQQLDDIIKEIHTEFTTAAEAHVAEAKSNLSALIYDVTKNVPPGSENAVAIVKAAIDNAFLGYEQVTKATKQAVKTVEEQIAKASAQVAQATEKATAGATAAAEKAAPAAKPKATKK; from the coding sequence ATGTTTACGAATCCCGAACAATTCGCATCGGCCACCAAGGCCCTGTTTGAATTCCAGCTGATGACCTTCAATACCCTCACCACCAAGGCCGTGCAAGGCGTGGAACAGGTGCTGGCGCTGAACATGGCCACCGCCAAGTCCGGCATCGCGGATGGCATCGCCGCTGGCAAGGAAATCAGCCAGGCCAAGGATCCGAAGGCCGCCATGGCTGCCGCCGCCGCCCAGCTGCAACCGGGCGTGGCCGGCGCGAAAGCGTATAAACAGCAACTCGACGACATCATCAAGGAAATCCACACGGAATTCACCACGGCCGCCGAAGCCCACGTGGCCGAAGCGAAAAGCAATTTGAGCGCGCTGATCTACGACGTGACGAAAAACGTGCCGCCGGGCTCGGAAAACGCCGTCGCCATCGTCAAGGCCGCCATCGACAACGCCTTCCTCGGCTACGAGCAAGTCACCAAGGCGACGAAACAGGCCGTGAAAACGGTGGAAGAGCAGATCGCCAAGGCCAGCGCGCAAGTGGCGCAGGCCACGGAAAAGGCGACGGCCGGCGCCACCGCCGCGGCTGAAAAAGCAGCGCCTGCCGCCAAGCCCAAGGCGACTAAAAAGTAA